A single Anopheles maculipalpis chromosome 3RL, idAnoMacuDA_375_x, whole genome shotgun sequence DNA region contains:
- the LOC126564445 gene encoding cryptochrome-1, with protein sequence MAKRETIVHWFRKGLRIHDNPALTVAVDRVRENPTKYSLRPIFVLDPAIRKWLRVGSNRWRFLQQTLVDLDENLRSINSRLYVVRGNPVEVFPKLFTEWNVSLLTYEHDIEPYAVKRDATVEQQANKHHVQIHVEKSHTIFDPEVIVKKNAGKPPLTYQRYATLASACKIPPALPAPQKLPAKCTAPASDNEERKNSACYDPPTTKELGVDENTLSSCKFPGGETEALRRMEEVLGRKAWVCNFEKPNTSPNSLEPSTTVLSPYLKFGCLSVRLFYTRISDIIKGQKHSQPPVSLIGQIMWREFYYCVAAVTPNFDKMVGNSVCMQIDWDTNKEHLEAWTHGRTGYPFIDAIMRQLRQEGWIHHLARHAVACFLTRGDLWISWEEGQRVFEELLLDADWALNAGNWMWLSASAFFHQFFRVYSPVAFGKKTDPEGKFIRKYVPELARFPAGIIYEPWKANLETQKKLGCIIGKDYPKRIVMHEEISKANIQRMSAAYKRNKAQKETDLDGDSSPPVASTTGKKRPAASSSATKSGATPKKRKLENTIEKFLKKK encoded by the exons ATGGCCAAACGTGAAACTATCGTGCACTGGTTCCGGAAGGGATTGCGTATCCACGATAATCCGGCACTTACCGTAGCCGTAGACAGGGTAAGAGAAAATCCTACAAAATACTCCCTACGGCCAATATTTGTGCTTGATCCGGCCATACGCAAGTGGTTGCGCGTTGGTTCCAATCGGTGGCGATTTTTGCAGCAGACGCTGGTTGATTTGGATGAAAACCTACGCTCCATCAACTCGAG ACTCTACGTAGTGCGCGGGAATCCGGTGGAAGTATTCCCGAAGCTGTTCACCGAATGGAATGTATCGCTCTTAACCTACGAGCACGACATTGAACCGTACGCCGTGAAACGAGACGCAACCGTCGAGCAACAGGCTAATAAACACCACGTGCAAATTCATGTGGAAAAATCTCACACCATCTTTGACCCCGAAGTCATCGTAAAGAAAAATGCCGGTAAGCCACCACTAACCTATCAACGGTATGCAACACTTGCATCGGCCTGCAAAATACCTCCAGCACTACCGGCACCACAAAAACTTCCCGCTAAATGCACTGCACCAGCATCGGACAATGAGGAGCGCAAAAATTCAGCTTGCTACGATCCTCCAACCACGAAGGAACTGGGTGTAGATGAAAACACGTTGAGCAGCTGCAAATTTCCCGGCGGAGAAACGGAAGCTTTGCGCCGAATGGAGGAAGTTCTCGGTCGGAAGGCATGGGTGTGCAATTTTGAGAAGCCCAACACATCTCCAAATTCTCTAGAACCGTCCACCACGGTTCTGAGTCCGTACCTGAAGTTCGGTTGCCTAAGCGTTCGTCTTTTCTACACCCGTATATCGGACATTATCAAAGGGCAAAAACATTCCCAGCCACCGGTATCGCTGATCGGACAGATAATGTGGCGCGAGTTTTACTACTGCGTGGCAGCCGTAACTCCCAACTTTGATAAGATGGTCGGTAACAGTGTCTGCATGCAGATTGATTGGGACACGAACAAAGAGCATCTGGAAGCATGGACCCATGGGCGGACGGGTTATCCCTTCATCGACGCAATCATGCGTCAATTACGCCAGGAAGGTTGGATACATCATCTTGCCCGTCATGCGGTCGCTTGCTTCTTGACACGTGGCGATCTCTGGATATCGTGGGAAGAAGGGCAGCGTGTTTTCGAGGAACTACTGCTCGACGCTGACTGGGCGTTAAATGCTGGCAATTGGATGTGGTTATCAGCTTCTGCCTTCTTTCATCAGTTCTTCCGCGTGTACAGTCCGGTAGCGTTCGGCAAGAAAACTGATCCTGAGGGGAAATTCATTCGCAAGTACGTACCGGAACTGGCACGCTTTCCTGCCGGCATCATCTACGAACCGTGGAAGGCGAATCTCGAAACGCAAAAGAAGCTCGGTTGCATTATAGGGAAGGACTATCCAAAGCGGATCGTTATGCACGAGGAAATATCGAAGGCAAACATTCAACGCATGTCCGCCGCCTATAAACGTAACAAAGCACAGAAAGAGACCGATCTGGATGGTGACAGTTCTCCACCGGTGGCCAGTACGACGGGAAAAAAACGTCCTGCGGCGTCGTCATCGGCCACGAAAAGCGGTGCTACTCCCAAGAAGCGAAAGCTTGAAA